The window CAGCAACCGCCGCCACTGTTCTGTTGGATTGGCTGACCTTTCATTTGGACTGTTCCAGGACCAGATGTCTTGTTCGCATTCGTTTGGCTTCCCATTCTGCAAATCAAATGAGCAACCATATGATCAGACTCAATCCTCCATATTACATAATCAAAAGGTGAATCAGTAAATGTCTATACACAAAGATATCAATCATATGAAAAATCCATTAACAGATACACAAGCTTGAGGCTGCACGACACAACGGTATATTTGTAGTTTTCCTCTAAATTAGTCATCAAGTCTAGAAAACTGCAGTTGTATATAACACTTTGATAGTTCATATAAAACTGCAAATTCCCCTGAAAATGCTTTGATGAATAATGATGATCAACGAAAACCGTTTTGATCAGCTTCACTAAAGAATATAGGCTAACTTATTGCAgaacttatgaaaataaatttatagatAGTGAAcatacttcttcttgatctcGCCAGCAATAGTTAAGAATGCTTGTTCGACGTTGTTAGATTCCTTAGCACTGGTCTCAAGAAAGGGAATTCCGAGCTCATCTGCTAACGCCTGTAGTGGTTTTTGAGTAAATGAAACGTAAGAAAACCATATCACAGTTGTGTCAGGAGAAAAAGCTACTAAAAATATGCACTTTTGTAATCGCTGGAATCAGAGTTTCTAACTTCTGGAGTTTGGTCAATGATCATATATACATTCATAGCCTTAGTTGTGGTATAATAATCTCAGACGCAGTGATTGTTCATTGTTGGTTTTCAATTTGTGAAATCAGATGAGGAAAGGGGAAAGTTGCAGGCAAAAGATGTTgcataagaaagaaacaaaaatcataactGGAAATAGAGTGCAGAAAAATTTGCTGGAAACTTAACTAGGGATGTGAGCTTACCTTTCCAGTTTCGGTGGAAACAACTTTGCTTTCAACCATATCATTCTTGTTACCGATTAAAAGCTTGCATACACTCTCATTGGCATATCTATCGATCTCACTCAACCACTGCTTCACATTGTTGAAGCTTTCCATCTCAGTACAGTCATACACAATCTGTCACAATTATCATCAGTTAAAGGAAGGGGGATTttgaacataaaaattaaaattagttttttttcagaATCTTCAATCCACTAACAAACATGTTTCAGAGGAGCATTGCAATATCGACCTCAAACTAAACCACTTAAAATAAGAAAGCAAGTAATAAATGGAAATAATAAAGAAAGCTCACAATGATGCCATGAGCTCCTCTGTAGTAGGAGCTAGTGATGGTCCTGAAACGCTCTTGTCCAGCAGTATCCCACTATAAGAGAGCAGCAACAAACAGTAAAGTAAAAATGAGTAAAACACAAATCACATCCGAAACGATATCATATAAATGTCCTCATTACAAGacttagaaagagaaaaaaaaaaaaaaaaaaaaacNaaaaaaaaactcacaatttGCAGCTTAATGGTCTTCCCATCTTGCTCAATCGTCCTAATTTTCTGCCAATTCGAACCACATTATAAGTAACTTTAATCCCAATGATCACATCCACATGAATCCTTTACTATAACAAGGTGATAAAGAGGAACTCACGAAGTCAACACCAATGGTACTTATGTAGCTGTCAATGTAAGCATCATcctgtaaaaccaaaaaaaaaaaatcaaaatcaaaatcccaAAATCACGAAACAGTTGAAACCTAAACAAACAAGAGCTAAGCTAAATTCTCAAGAACAAGTCAAACTCACAgcgaatcgaagaagaagacaagatttTCCAACAGAAGAGTCACCGATCAACAAAAGCTTGAACAGGTAATCGCTACAACCAAAAACGAATTCGCTATGAGTAGAAGAAACGAAAAAGGAGGATACAACGTTAACAACAAAAGGATAGAGAGGATACACTTACTACTCGTTGCTCATGATTTGATTCTCAAGATGTAAGAAGCGTTTCTTCGATTTGATTTCCAAGAAgacgagaaagaagaagctcttTTCTACGGTTAGGCGTGTCAATCAATTGAGATGAACATTGAAGAAGGGAACCCACCActtccctttttcttctttttttttttattattattattgaaactgttttttttttttttaaaatattagtttaattcctttgcttgttgtttctcttctttacGTGCTGtgttgtgtctctctctctctcttcttatttgGGCTTTTCTTAGATATTAGGCCGAACTCAAATCTTGGCTATAGCCTATATCGCGTCCTCggattatataaaaagattggattttgattaatttaattatttaatcatgaATAACACACAAttataatct is drawn from Camelina sativa cultivar DH55 chromosome 1, Cs, whole genome shotgun sequence and contains these coding sequences:
- the LOC104775808 gene encoding ras-related protein RABD1, giving the protein MSNEYDYLFKLLLIGDSSVGKSCLLLRFADDAYIDSYISTIGVDFKIRTIEQDGKTIKLQIWDTAGQERFRTITSSYYRGAHGIIIVYDCTEMESFNNVKQWLSEIDRYANESVCKLLIGNKNDMVESKVVSTETGKALADELGIPFLETSAKESNNVEQAFLTIAGEIKKKMGSQTNANKTSGPGTVQMKGQPIQQNSGGGCCSQ